AATAGTGATGATGACATGAAGGAACTAGTAGCTGCTATAAGTGCTGCAAATCAAGTTCTAAGTAAAGGAGGTGGTAATGCAGAAACAATAAAAGCTGTGGCAGCTACTGCTCTAGCTCTAAGAGCAGCTGTGAGGGAAGGAGGGGATTTTCCAGTCGAGCTAGATGAATTCAGTAGAGATGGGAATATGCAAAATCAGATGGATGTGAGCAGAAGGGCAAACGCCCAAGAACGCAGGAGAGCAAGAAATGGTGTTATTAGATGCCAGCTATAGGAAATGATAGATCCTATCCGCCAATAGAAGGAGAATTAGACACTGATGAAAGTGACACCGAGAGCAATGCGTATCGGTCTCAGCGAGATCAATTGCTTCACTCTACTAAAGAGATTTTTGGTGATAAACATGAATACTCTGAATTTTCCATAGTTGTGAGATAGATGGAAGAAAGATTATACTTCAAGCTATCGTGATGCACATGTGTCCCTTTGTATACCTGCTATTTTCTAACCCTATGTGAGGCTGGAGCTTCTGAAGTGGGATCCTCTACATGAAAATGCAGATTTCATGAATATGAAATGGTAAGTGCATTCCTCTCAAATTTTGTAAATACTGGTCTCAGGGGTTGTGAGAGCAAACTTTTCCTTGTCCGACTGTGGGACTTCCTTTCTGGGACCTAGAAGTTCGTAGCATTATAATTTAATGTCTGAGTAAtctatagaaaatggaaaagaagatGCCAGCAAAGATTAATTTGGTGTTTAGTTTTGACATGTGATGATTACACTTGTACCAGGATATGAACAGTAACTTGTGAAAGATGTACGTGTCGAACTCTTTAGTTTGTGACAACTGGTGGTGAGAAATGCAACGGCTACTACAAATTCCAAGCTAGTCAGGTGAGGCCGGTTAGTTTGTGACAGTGGGTTAATATTAGCATTTCAGAAAAAGATTTGGCGTGTACAAGTCCTTTGTATGCTATTAATAAGGTCATTTTGAGATGGAGGCTGGTAATTCGTTAATTTTCTTAACATCGAGTTTGAAATTGATCGATGTTATCGGTTAtgcttattttttctatttttacttttGACACCATCCGTTAAGTTTATTATTGACTTTATCTAGGATACATTGGTAATCCAaactttttgcattttacattGTGACGCAATCGTAAAGCACCTTGGGGCAATATGTGGGGCTCCAGTCTCATGAAACCTACTCCTCAAGCGCCCACTCGTATGGTTGAGATGTGTCCAACGCCTTACGTATAGGGGATATTTCACAATTCCCGTGCaacttttgacaaaaaaaaattcaaaaggaaaagtaaATATTTAAATATTACTAATTACTATTGTGGTGATAGGTTAGACATTAACCTTTTGTATATTAATAAGCAAAAGACAATTATATGCGGGGTTGGAGCGAAATCTGTCATAACCCTCGAAAGAAAGATGAAGAGCCACACTAGATGAACGTCAAGTGAAATTAGTTAAAGTTAGCTAAACTTCAATTAGTTATTGTCTTGATATATGTGCAGAGGAATTGGGCTTACCTTAGTATAAATAACTACTCCCTCCCTCCCAT
The nucleotide sequence above comes from Nicotiana tabacum cultivar K326 chromosome 12, ASM71507v2, whole genome shotgun sequence. Encoded proteins:
- the LOC107783089 gene encoding transcriptional repressor ILP1-like; this encodes MKSLKESVAPLCNTEENLSASLSNVSALEHSLSAINEECIFMQKLRDFVCGICVCLQHKAPCIEELEDKMQKLHKERAAAILERRAANSDDDMKELVAAISAANQVLSKGGGNAETIKAVAATALALRAAVREGGDFPVELDEFSRDGNMQNQMDVSRRANAQERRRARNGVIRCQL